One genomic segment of Candidatus Hydrogenedens sp. includes these proteins:
- a CDS encoding ATP-binding protein — protein MIELSLHILDLIENSINAGADEIKILLDINEKNDLLTLTIEDNGKGFSVDEEQLFDPFYTTKTSKVVGMGLSLAKSSAERAGGEVVIGRSEDLGGAKVVLTFVLSNIDRIPIGDLGNSIAGMFITNPNINIKIYIIFNNQTQLSIHTKEYREKFSDKSDIEIYPFIEKEINRVIKTLNV, from the coding sequence TTGATTGAACTATCATTACATATCCTTGATTTAATAGAAAATTCAATTAACGCAGGTGCTGATGAGATAAAAATACTTCTGGATATAAATGAAAAAAACGATTTGCTTACCCTGACAATTGAAGACAATGGGAAAGGTTTTAGCGTTGATGAGGAACAATTGTTTGACCCATTTTATACAACGAAAACATCAAAAGTAGTAGGAATGGGATTGAGTTTAGCCAAAAGTTCCGCAGAAAGAGCCGGTGGAGAAGTTGTAATTGGTAGAAGTGAAGATTTAGGAGGAGCCAAAGTAGTATTGACTTTTGTTTTATCAAATATTGACAGAATTCCCATAGGAGATTTAGGAAATTCCATTGCAGGAATGTTTATTACCAATCCCAATATTAATATTAAAATTTATATCATCTTCAATAACCAAACACAGCTATCAATCCATACGAAAGAATACCGAGAAAAATTCTCTGATAAAAGCGATATAGAGATATATCCATTTATAGAAAAAGAAATAAATAGGGTTATCAAAACATTAAATGTTTAG